From Triticum aestivum cultivar Chinese Spring chromosome 4A, IWGSC CS RefSeq v2.1, whole genome shotgun sequence, a single genomic window includes:
- the LOC123083260 gene encoding uncharacterized protein isoform X1, with amino-acid sequence MNPLPAASDGTESVPNADGATSVQEVVPRIALGPPSQRTCSTCDSQKLIDLRGLVGLIDVARSTGGSGPLIRIAGTSSPGYAICKKAPRELPGLIDVARSQRGSGSMIQRPQLPPPRWSLRDSLSDPLFEIFAVYTYFPLIGEVLVFNGMATQIISQSKSVDAFNSSKAQWELKHPRTKHVFRMELPPTGPSRYISAESGVLLQVKIDATENEPVEVSNKLVDWFNSPMSDKCKSVTIQTSKGKVDVLCAVINDAVEVTLSVWLCIPCELCSSSIHGSITAHTDIFHRDITVFTRAANSGVNPLQRVAHPVPPSLCDESHRHVCLPLVRPFLAVPIQATRLEFKGSLTIGKSKTLSIKETVLLNAEDISSEWFKHEDEDCYTRLSLSIRWAR; translated from the exons ATGAATCCCCTTCCGGCCGCCTCCGATGGAACCGAGAGCGTGCCCAACGCCGATGGAGCCACAAGCGTGCAGGAGGTTGTGCCTCGAATCGCCCTCGGACCGCCGTCCCAAAGAACATGTTCTACCTGCGATTCTCAG AAGTTGATCGACCTCCGGGGATTAGTTGGGCTGATTGACGTCGCCCGTTCCACAGGTGGTTCCGGCCCTCTGATCCGCATCGCCGGTACTAGTTCTCCTGGCTACGCCATCTGCAAGAAGGCACCACGGGAGCTCCCGGGGCTGATTGACGTCGCCCGTTCCCAAAGAGGTTCCGGTTCCATGATCCAGCGGCCCCAGCTGCCACCGCCGCGCTGGTCCCTCAGAGATTCCTTAAGCGACCCCCTCTTCGAGATTTTTGCGGTATATACATATTTCCCTCTCATTGGCGAAGTATTGGTCTTCAATGGCATGGCCACACAGATCATCAGCCAGAGCAAGAGTGTGGATGCGTTTAATTCAAGCAAAGCGCAATGGGAATTAAAACATCCCAGAACTAAACATGTTTTCAGG ATGGAGCTGCCTCCTACGGGGCCATCTAGGTACATCTCAGCCGAATCAGGCGTTCTCCTTCAAGTGAAGATTGACGCAACTGAGAATGAACCTGTGGAGGTATCCAACAAGCTGGTGGATTGGTTCAATTCGCCCATGTCTGACAAatgcaagtctgtcaccatccaaACAAGCAAAGGCAAAGTAGATGTGTTATGCGCGGTGATAAATGATGCTGTGGAGGTCACCCTGAGTGTATGGCTGTGCATACCATGTGAGCTATGCTCCAGTAGTATACACGGTTCCATCACCGCGCACACAGACATATTTCATCGTGATATCACCGTATTCACCAGAGCTGCCAATTCAGGTGTTAATCCTCTACAGCGTGTTGCCCATCCAGTACCGCCCTCTCTCTGCGATGAATCGCACCGCCATGTGTGCCTCCCATTGGTGCGGCCTTTCCTTGCCGTGCCTATTCAAGCGACTCGCTTAGAGTTTAAGGGGTCCCTAACGATAGGGAAATCCAAAACCCTGAGTATCAAGGAAACCGTTCTTCTCAATGCGGAGGATATTTCGAGCGAGTGGTTCAAgcatgaagatgaagattgctataCTAGGCTGTCCCTGTCTATTAGGTGGGCTCGCTAG
- the LOC123083260 gene encoding uncharacterized protein isoform X2, whose translation MFYLRFSGGSGPLIRIAGTSSPGYAICKKAPRELPGLIDVARSQRGSGSMIQRPQLPPPRWSLRDSLSDPLFEIFAVYTYFPLIGEVLVFNGMATQIISQSKSVDAFNSSKAQWELKHPRTKHVFRMELPPTGPSRYISAESGVLLQVKIDATENEPVEVSNKLVDWFNSPMSDKCKSVTIQTSKGKVDVLCAVINDAVEVTLSVWLCIPCELCSSSIHGSITAHTDIFHRDITVFTRAANSGVNPLQRVAHPVPPSLCDESHRHVCLPLVRPFLAVPIQATRLEFKGSLTIGKSKTLSIKETVLLNAEDISSEWFKHEDEDCYTRLSLSIRWAR comes from the exons ATGTTCTACCTGCGATTCTCAG GTGGTTCCGGCCCTCTGATCCGCATCGCCGGTACTAGTTCTCCTGGCTACGCCATCTGCAAGAAGGCACCACGGGAGCTCCCGGGGCTGATTGACGTCGCCCGTTCCCAAAGAGGTTCCGGTTCCATGATCCAGCGGCCCCAGCTGCCACCGCCGCGCTGGTCCCTCAGAGATTCCTTAAGCGACCCCCTCTTCGAGATTTTTGCGGTATATACATATTTCCCTCTCATTGGCGAAGTATTGGTCTTCAATGGCATGGCCACACAGATCATCAGCCAGAGCAAGAGTGTGGATGCGTTTAATTCAAGCAAAGCGCAATGGGAATTAAAACATCCCAGAACTAAACATGTTTTCAGG ATGGAGCTGCCTCCTACGGGGCCATCTAGGTACATCTCAGCCGAATCAGGCGTTCTCCTTCAAGTGAAGATTGACGCAACTGAGAATGAACCTGTGGAGGTATCCAACAAGCTGGTGGATTGGTTCAATTCGCCCATGTCTGACAAatgcaagtctgtcaccatccaaACAAGCAAAGGCAAAGTAGATGTGTTATGCGCGGTGATAAATGATGCTGTGGAGGTCACCCTGAGTGTATGGCTGTGCATACCATGTGAGCTATGCTCCAGTAGTATACACGGTTCCATCACCGCGCACACAGACATATTTCATCGTGATATCACCGTATTCACCAGAGCTGCCAATTCAGGTGTTAATCCTCTACAGCGTGTTGCCCATCCAGTACCGCCCTCTCTCTGCGATGAATCGCACCGCCATGTGTGCCTCCCATTGGTGCGGCCTTTCCTTGCCGTGCCTATTCAAGCGACTCGCTTAGAGTTTAAGGGGTCCCTAACGATAGGGAAATCCAAAACCCTGAGTATCAAGGAAACCGTTCTTCTCAATGCGGAGGATATTTCGAGCGAGTGGTTCAAgcatgaagatgaagattgctataCTAGGCTGTCCCTGTCTATTAGGTGGGCTCGCTAG